Below is a window of Scylla paramamosain isolate STU-SP2022 chromosome 39, ASM3559412v1, whole genome shotgun sequence DNA.
aaTAGATTATTGTGTGATGAATAACATGTCCATTATGAATACTTATTATAAACATCAGGAGAGCCATAAATGGACATGGTATCGGTGGAATGCAGCACAACAAGGATATACTGAGAGGTCAATGATTGACCTGTTTCtcaccaacaagaaaaacatatttaaagATGTTAGGACCATACCATCTGTGTCCTTAGACTCTGACCACAGGTTGGTGGTGGCTaaattaaaaattgtaaaaccaaaggaaaaagtcaagaaaaagcaaaagagattcaaactggaaaacctcaaggacgaagagaagaagcaagcacTACGGCAACtggtaacattacgaaaaccaaccgaactggaattggaagaaatgaaggtagaagaacaatggaataaattcaagaacactgtgtatggggcagctgaggagacagttggtattaaaatcaaatatggaaccaaaaagaaaagtactgcatggtggacttatgatgttaaggaagcagtcaaagaaaaaacaagatctttcagaaaatggatgaaaacaagaaacattgaagatagagaagattacgtagataaacgaaaCAGTGCAGAAGCAACCAAAAGAGCAGCCAAGGAGGACATGTGGATCAAGATTGGTCAAGAtctagagagagacgtagaaggaacaagaaaattattgtatagcatggctaagaactataggaaaggaaatagcgaatcaacatatgcaataatgaacaaaacaggagaactactaacaaaaccacaggagattgaagaaagatggagagaatacttccaagaacttctaaatgtggaggatgtggaagtggatgaagagcggaatctagatatacagggagaacaaggagagaacccaaatgagatcagtatagaggaagtgaaggaggcactaaagaagatgagaagcggCAAAGCCCCGGGGGACGACGAGCTCCCTATAGAGCTATTTAAAGCTGCtggggaagaatgtgtagagtggatgaggtacattttcagtaatgcgtggaaagaggagaaagtgccccatgactggcacaaagcaatagtatgtctaatatataagaaaggcagtaaaacagattgtgcaaattatagaggtatatccctgttatctcatgttggaaaattgtatgaaagaatagttgagaaaagattaagaacctgtgtcgaggagaaactaggaatatggcagtatggtttcaggcccaataggagcacgacagatctagtgttcactttaaagatgataatggagaagagttgggagtggagcattgataaatatgtggcttttatagatctggaaaaagcctttgatagaattagaagagattgcttgtggagagtcttacaacatcaagactacggcataaactctaaactgatacgagtaattaagagtatatataagaacacggagagcagagtcaagaacagagagctggagaatgaatggtttagcattaagacaggagtgagacaagggggagtgctctctcctttgctattcattatatacatggacagatgcctgaaggaagtgcgtgtaagggaggataaagagatcacgctggcatatgcagacgatgtcgctgtcgtgacaggaagccaacaagatcttcaagaggccatgacaagatggaatgatgtcttgaatagggaaggaatgataatgaacaaacaaaaaacagaaataatgaaagttggcagaataaaggaggaatgtaatatttacatagaaaacgttaaactgaagcagaccgacaaattttgttatctgggagtacttttcgacgaggaaaacagacagaatatagaaattttaaatagaatacagaagtacaatgcaaatgtcagtgcattgtatcccatacttaaagataagaatattccaacaaaagctaaaaccataatatttacaacaatactaagaccagtacttctatatgggtcagaaacttggacactgacaacaagaacatcttcacaaatacaagcagcagaaatgagagttctgagaatgatccgaggtgtgaccagacttgatagaattagaaatgaagaaaccagagagatattagggataacatctatactgaagataattgaaaagaacaaattgagatggtatggacatgtccgaagaatggaagatacaagatacgcaaggaagtttctggaatgggttcctctaggcaggaggccggtgggacgacctaggaagcgatggatgcagggagttgaagaagctactgaacgaagaggaagaaatctacaagaaataaccagagatgaggatttcatggatagagacctttggagaagattcgtagaggccggacactgacaggcattgcctaccttgcgtctggtgagaaaggtgagaaagtaagctcaaaaatactcaaaagattcgttttttataatattgtttttgtattcccatattacGTGATACCCATATTTTTTTAGCGTcctggtgcctaacacgttcatatacattcaaaagacacgtttcaggaatttttattatttattttttttctccatttaaggtgctttgtatgcattttggcgttttggtacctataatgtgaaacacactcaaaatatactttttttctttttttttttttttgtaatgttattcagtttctccaaatagagttttcttttttttgttttttttccgttttggtacctaagaaataaaaaaataaaaaaacttaatacacgtttcttgtaatgtcttttcgtttccccatgaagggtacttttcatacattttgacgtttttctacgtaactagctcaaagatacttaaaatatatatttttagtaacgttattcttttctccataaaggatgttctgtgtacgttttagtgttttgctgcGTAAGTAGctcgaaaacactgaaaagagccgctattggtaatattgttttgtattcctattttgggtgatttctatgctttttagcgttaaaacactcaaaacaaacgcTTCTAGAAACCTCGTTCCCTTTCCCtgtttagggtgctttgcatgcattttgtcgttttggtacctaactatgtgaaatacactcaaaatacatgtcattggtgatgttgttgtgtttgttgatataaagtgttattcatgcgtt
It encodes the following:
- the LOC135092332 gene encoding craniofacial development protein 2-like — its product is MSPLMAERMDSMDCRNERVMGITLTIEQTKISIIQTYAPQQGRSLREKEQFYETLQEMTETIRHHENVIVMGDMNGHVGQNRNGVEHVIGEFSIGERNQEGERLIDYCVMNNMSIMNTYYKHQESHKWTWYRWNAAQQGYTERSMIDLFLTNKKNIFKDVRTIPSVSLDSDHRLVVAKLKIVKPKEKVKKKQKRFKLENLKDEEKKQALRQLGEQGENPNEISIEEVKEALKKMRSGKAPGDDELPIELFKAAGEECSYGVPPGFGALNSFTDPESSCSFGFSIPLEWGPSG